In Oryza sativa Japonica Group chromosome 11, ASM3414082v1, the following are encoded in one genomic region:
- the LOC4351040 gene encoding noroxomaritidine/norcraugsodine reductase, producing the protein MAAAAARSIPYRWTLAGATALVTGGSKGIGHAIVEELAGFGARVHTCARNAAELEASRRRWEERGLRVTATVCDVSARGDRERLVAAAAAEFGGRLDILVNNVGRTMFRAAAACSGEDFAVLVATNLESCFHLSQLAHPLLLAAGGARGGGGGCVVNISSVAGSVGMPALAVYSMTKGGMNQLTRSLAAEWAGDGIRVNCVAPGGVKTDICQDETIDPELIKSEMDRLPMRRLAEPEEVAATVAFLCMPAASYITGQVVGVDGGRTIS; encoded by the exons ATGGCGGCCGCCGCAGCTCGCAGCATCCCCTACCGGTGGACCCTCGCCGGCGCGACGGCGCTCGTCACCGGCGGCAGCAAAGGCATcgg GCATGCGATAgtggaggagctcgccggaTTCGGGGCGCGCGTGCACACGTGCGCCCGGAACGCGGCGGAGCTGgaggcgagccggcggcggtgggaggagcGGGGGCTCCGCGTCACCGCCACCGTCTGCGACGTCTCCGCGCGCGGCGACCGGGAGAGGctggtcgccgcggcggcggcggagttcgGCGGCAGGCTGGACATCCTCGTCAACAACGTCGGCCGGACCATgttccgggcggcggcggcgtgctccgGCGAGGACTTCGCCGTGCTCGTGGCCACCAACCTCGAGTCCTGCTTCCACCTCTCCCAGCTCGCGCACCCGctcctgctcgccgccggcggcgcccgcggcggcggaggcggctgcgtGGTGAACatctcctccgtcgccggcaGCGTCGGCATGCCGGCGCTGGCCGTGTACTCCATGACCAAGGGCGGCATGAACCAGCTCACGCGGAGCCTCGCCGCCGAGTGGGCCGGCGACGGCATTCGTGTCAACTGCGTCGCGCCGGGAGGCGTCAAGACTGATATCTGCCAAGAC GAGACGATAGACCCGGAGCTGATCAAGAGCGAGATGGACCGGCTGCCGATGCGGCGgctggcggagccggaggaggtggcggccacGGTGGCGTTCCTCTGCATGCCGGCGGCCTCCTACATCACCGGCCaggtcgtcggcgtcgacggcggacgCACCATTTCCTAG
- the LOC112936858 gene encoding uncharacterized protein: MAHPELLDPAIDQRHRSYLTAVEGAQLGTFRPRSSRERLLVHDSFVERLREAGLLPLARLVEAATGDDDVTRRWDPDRSLLAALVDRWRPETHTFHLPCGEVAPTLQDVSYLLGLPLAGDAVGPVDMGVDWKDELTARFAPVQRLPGLPLEPLQQHRNTGPTKRWLLQFTVDQLPEEADEYSFSRCLEAYLLWLFGWVMFCGSHGHSVDRGLVHYARSIADAAVGEVPQWSWGSALLAAQYRGLCEACTRTDPGAIFGGCPLFISLWAAERIAIGRPLVEHHPYDASLYENRPAVDYPTMGTLWCRRQRRWAHVQVRRSYAEFVMEFDRLLPTDVVWEPYSALLTHSRAPLGLSTLCTRDQAYWMTTVPMVFDICVEPHAPYRVMRQFGFRQSFPVPFPAGVTAAVHRYSRKGQHSAGHWPAKLGPFLDDWLLATEEVVDHAGEPHTEEGYEAYLRWYQPRTRTRVTYAPTEQQAHAASARDLYARHRDQDFARAAVECNRVVVDATTAIQRLGAGIEVGADEHLSTYTRIRDSMRSVLRALTCRAADVAHADAAPQVRPRPTAPRPAAHVPTPTPPPFGGFAQPGTTPGAHSWQAAGSSSQAGVSASLSAQFWQDAGTSSQPPGTSWQGPTGTSSEHGWASATHFDISDFDFPDIIGPSQLGGAPPVHTQEQSPSTPLPDPRATRAVPPDRFTYSQDHVRAQARRTKRGRGASHGQ, from the exons ATGGCACATCCTGAGTTGTTGGATCCGGCGATAGATCAGCGCCACCGGTCGTACCTTACTGCGGTGgagggggctcagcttgggacgttccgtCCACGGTCGTCACGTGAGCGACTTTTGGTTCACGACTCCTTCGTCGAGAG GTTGCGTGAGGCCGGTCTCTTACCGTTGGCTCGGCTAGTTGAGGCCGCGaccggcgacgatgacgtgaCGAGACGTTGGGACCCGGACAGGTCCCTCCTAGCAGCGTTGGTCGACCGGTGGAGGCCggagacgcacacttttcacctgccgtgcggtgaggtagcccctaccctGCAGGATGTCTCTtacttgttggggctaccgctcgcgggagacgctgtCGGGCCAGTTGACATGGGTGTCGACTGGAAGGACGAGctgacggcacgtttcgcacCCGTGCAGCGCCTACCAGGTCTACCGCTCGAGCCGTTGCAGCAGCACCGCAACACCGGGcctacgaagaggtggctgcttcagttcact GTTGACCAGCTACCggaggaggccgacgagtactcctTCAGCCGTtgtttggaggcgtacttgTTGTGGCTTTTtgggtgggtgatgttctgtgGTAGTCACGGACACTCGGTCGACCGGGGTctcgtgcactacgccaggagcatcgccgacgccgcggtcgGTGAGGTGCCTCAGTGGAGTTGGGGCTCCGCGTTGCTGGCGGCTCAGTACCGTGGCCTCTGCGAGGCTTGTACCAGGACGGACCCTGGCGCGATCTTCGGTGGGTGCCCTCTCTTCATTTCTCTTTGGGCGgctgagaggattgcgatcggccgcccCCTTGTGGAGCACCACCCTTACGACGCGTCGCTGTACGAGAACAGACCGGCGGTCGACTACCCAacgatgggtactctgtggtgccgGCGTCAG cgccgatgggctcacgtGCAGGTTAGGCGGTCGTACGCGGAATTTGTgatggagttcgaccgccttctgccgacGGACGTAgtgtgggagccctacagtgccTTGCTTACCCACAGTCGGGCGCCGCTAGGCCTGTCCACACTCTGCACGagggaccaggcgtactggatgactacggttccgatggtgttcgacatctGTGTCGAGCCGCACGCACCTTAccgcgtgatgcggcagttcggcttccgtcagTCCTTTCCAGTCCCGTTTCCGGCGGGCGTCACGGCTGCCGTTCACCG gtactcgcgcaagggtcagcaCTCAGCTGGTCACTGGCCTGCCAAGTTGGGGCCTTTTCTCGACGACTGGTTGCTTGCtaccgaggaggtcgtggaccacgcGGGAGAGCCACACACGGAGGAGGGGTATGAGGCGTACCTACGTTGGTATcagccacgcacccgtactagAGTCACCTACGCTCCGACGGAGCAACAGGCCCACGCCGCGAGCGCCAGAGACCTCTAcgccaggcaccgcgaccaggacttcgctcgtgcg GCCGTTGAGTGCAACAGGGTCGTCGTTGATGCTACAACGGCGATCCAACGGTTAGGCGCGGGGATTGAGGTGGGGGCAGACGAGCACCTGTCGACGTACACGCGGATACGGGACTCGATGCGCTCGGTTCTCCGTGCGCTGACCTGTCGTGCTGCCGACGTTGCTCACGCAGACGCAGCACCACAGGTGCGTCCCCGACCGACTGCTCCTcgtccagctgcgcacgttcctaCGCCGACACCCCCTCCCTTCGGAG GCTTCGCTCAGCCTGGGACGACGCCGGGCGCCCACTCCTGGCAGGCTGCGGGGTCATCGTCACAGGCAGGTGTGTCGGCCTCGCTGTCTGCGCAGTTCTGGCAGGACGCCGGGACTTCGTCACAGCCGCCCGGCACGTCTTGGCAGGGTCCTACCGGGACTTCGTCCGAGCACGGGTGGGCTTCCGCCACGCACTTCGACATTAGTGACTTCGACTTCCCGGACATTATCGGTCCCTCACAGCTtggaggcgcaccgccggtgcacACGCAGGAGCAGTCGCCCTCCACCCCACTCCCAGACCCTCGCGCTACCCGTGCTGTCCCACCGGATCGCTTCACgtactcccaggaccacgtgcgagcacaggcccggaggaccaagcggGGTCGCGGCGCGAGTCACGGCCAGTAG